The nucleotide sequence CAATGTCCACTCTCCCCAGTGCTGACAGTCATCATGGCACAGTGGTGGTAAGACTAGACTAGACATGAGGGAGCCATATCTATATTGACACTGTACTCCAAttgaggggggggaaatgaaatgaacaCAGGAAGGGGTGGGTCCCTCAGACAAACATTCAAACACCCCCTTAGGCCTCCCAGAGTCTTAAAACAGACTGTGTCTGAAGCTATATCTTTCAGTGTGCATCTGTAATAATCCTATATACTAATTGCTAATTCATTATCTGAATGTGGGTCTCTCCCTGTATAGCCAAAGTGACCCAAGAGGGGAGGTATCTGCACTCACAAATCTGCAGGGGGGGGAAGCCCTAAGGGCAAAAACCAGCCCTTCAAGGACTGAAGatgctcagtggctgtggaaTGCAGacagttggggggggggtagaaaatgggaggggtgggggcagggaaatggaatggaatatcctagAAAAGGCATGGCTGGCTAGAGAATAAATATAACTTTTTATCTAGGAATTATTGGGCAGCCTAGAACTGTGGTGGATTTGCAGTTTCTATCAAGGGGCCAGGAAGGACTTAATATACCCTATTATTCAGTCTTTCCCTGGGCGTTCTAGCAAATCTCTTATGATTATAttacttcataagaacataagaacataagaagagcctgctggatcaggccagtggcccatctagtccagcatcctgttctcacagtggccaaccaggtgcctgggggaagcccgcaagcaggacccgagtgcaagaacactctcccctcctgaggcttccggcaactggttttcagaagcatgctgcctctgactagggtggcagagcacagccatcacggctagtagccattgatagccctgtcctccatgaatttgtctaatcttcttttaaagccgtccaagctggtggccattactgcatcttgtgggagcaaattccatagtttaactatgcgctgagtaaagaagtacttccttttgtctgtcctgaatcttccaacattcagcttctttgaatgtccacgagttctagtattatgagagagggagaagaacttttctctatccactttctcaatgccatgcataattttatacacttctatcatgtctcctctgacccgccttttctctaaactaaaaagccccaaatgctgcaacctttcctcataagggagtcgctccatccccttgatcattctggttgccctcttctgaaccttttccaactctataatatcctttttgagatgaggcgaccagaactgtacacagtattccaaatgcggccgcaccatagatttatacaacggcattatgatatcggctgttttattttcaatacctttcctaattatcgctagcatggaatttgcctttttcacagctgccgcacactgggtcgacattttcatcgtgctgtccactacaaccctgaggtctctctcctggtcggtcaccgccagttcagaccccatgagcgtatatgtgaaattcagattttttgctccaatatgcataattttacacttgtttatattgaattgcatttgccatttttctgcccattcactcagtttggagaggtctttttggagctcttcacaatccctttttgttttaacaaccctgaacaatttagtgtcatcagcaaacttggccacttcactgctcactcctaattctaggtcattaatgaacaagttgaaaagtacaggtcccaataccgatccttgagggactccactttctacagccctccactgggagaactgtccgtttattcctactctctgctttctgcttcttaaccaatttcttatccacaagaggacctctcctcttatttcatgactgctaagcttcctcagaagcctttggtgaggtaccttgtcaaacgctttttgaaagtctaagtacactatgtccactggatcacctctatctatatgcttgttgacactctcaaagaattctaataggttactgagacaggactttcccttgcagaagccatgctggctctgcttcagcaaggcttgttcttctatgtgcttagttaatctagctttaataatactttctaccagttttccagggacagaagttaagctaactggcctgtaatttccgggatcccctctggatccctttttgaagattggcgttacatttgccactttccagtcctcaggcacggaggaggacccaagggacaagttacatattttagttagcagatcagcaatttcacctttgagttctttgaggactctcgggtggatgccatccgggcccggtgatttgtcagttttgatattgtccattaagcttagaacttcctctctcgttaccactatttgtctcagttcctcagaatcccttcctgcaaatgttagttcaggttcagggatctgccctatatcttccactgtgaagacagatgcaaagaattcatttagcttctctgcaatctccttatcattctttagtacaccttaaCTTGCTTAACTTGAAGATAGTACTTCAAGGTACTAACAAGTCAATTACGGAGCAAGTGGCCAAATTCTTAACTTGGCTACTCGTATTAGACCATTAATGATTGTTTGATAGTCTCCAAACCAACTGTGTGTTATTTGGtcctttgtgattttttaaaaaagtattattttttatgaggttgtaataatattatctgtttttatctgatgattcaatggtctgttgactgtaataaaatttgatttgatttgataagGCCAGTTGTGTGTCACCTCTTTGTGTCTTTAGGATTGctcatttattttttaatccaCGTCAGCCCAAGGCTGCGGGTAGAGGAAGGATGTTTTACTTTTGCTGCACTCCAGTGCCTCATGCCCTGTGCACATGAGGGAGATTTTATGGGGAAATAGGTGACACCACAATGTGTCTCCTAGACTATGAGAAAACATGAAACTGCAGAAGGAGATGGAGGATGTCAGACCTATCATTTGTCAAGACTGGAGAAACGGGCCACCCTAGGAGATTTCACCTTTATGTATAAAGATGCATCACGAATAAGGAGAGGAGCTTCCAAGGCCATTTTCCTCCTCTGGAACTTAAGCCACTGACAAAAAATATCAAACTCCTACAACAGATTCATAAAGTCAGCTCAAGCaagggtgcttttgtttgcatgaCTTCTGCCAAGTGCCACATGCATTGGTGAAGCTATGCCAACAATAACATTATTAATACATCACTATCATCAGTAAGCAGGCCCTTTCTTTGGAATACTTAAGGTTCCTTTTCTGAATGAGGCCAATGACTGCAATGTCATATACCAGACCCGTATTTAGAGAGCAGCATAAGCAGTCATTGCTCACGCGTTATGAAGCAACAAGTGGGCTTCCTGAGTTGGTTACAGCCAATGCAGATGGAGAATGGAAAGATTTTGTACCTCTCTTTTTGGTGCACGGATTGAGATCTACTAAGGGAGAGACCTTGCTTGTTACAACAAAGATTTGGATTAATGCTATGAGACATCTAGGATCCAGGAgggctccctcttctcccccaccccaaataccAGTCTACAGAACGCAGGCTAGTACCAGTCACTGAAAGTATTAAAGCTAATTGCACTGCATCGAATACGGCATCACCCTGGAACTGCGCCTGGCAATTGCCTGGAATGCTGAATGGACACTAAGGCGCTGAGCAACAAAAGCATGCAACCGTGGCAGTCCTTGGGAGGAGATATTCAGCTCCTTTATTGGTTGCTTGGTGGGGGGCGGGAGGCTTTACTTAGTCTCCGAAGGAAAGGAAGTGGAGTACCTTGACCCCCACCAAATACTCCCACAAATGGAGAGGGAACTGATGTGGCGTGCAGACTTTGCTTCACCAAGCTCATCCACATTCGCATGCATGCATACAGACACAGAGACACACGCAAAAAACAGAGGGGCACGCAGAGCTGCCCGAAGACCTCGAGGAGCTCCgggttctctcctccccacccgcGTCTTCCTGGATTCACACCTCTCCCTGCCTCCCCAGTAGCATCTCCTTTAccttgctctcctcctcctcttcctcctcctcctcgtcttcttcctcttcctcctcctcttcttctaccGCCACCGGAGCAGTAGCCACAGCCGCCGCCGCCTGGCTGGGCATAATCTTCATTTCCTGGGGGTGACTCTGCTCTTCTGCTTTGGCAGtcctcgctgctgctgctgctgctgctgctgcggccgcgtcctcctcctcctcctccttctgccgcTGCTCTTCCTTTCCTGgtttcttcttctcttcttcagccCCGATTCCCTCCACGGggaccctccctccctctcccccttcatTTTTCTGATGAGgcccctctctgcctgcctctgctTCCCCTTCGCCGTCCGGGATTCTCTCGTCTCCGTCCACCGGGGCTACCGCAGCGCTGGCCTTGGCCTCTTTGGCTTGGGGGTTTCCTTGTTCCTTCGCCTCCGCCGCTTTGTCCCCTTCCGAGGTTCTCAGCTTCACAAAGACCGACGCGAGGACGACAGCCAAGACTGTGAAGAGCAGCGGGACTGCAAGGTAGTACAACTCCACGGCTACATCCATCCCTCTGGCAGCGTTGCAGTCCTAAGGCTAGAGGCTCAGGGGTACTGCCTGCAACTGACCAGGAAAAAATTGCCGCCgacgctaataataataataataataataattgcggCTGTTCCCGCCAGACTTTTCTTCCCTtgttctgctgctgtgcaatTGACGAGCTCTAGTTAATTTCAGCGGTCTACAAGCAGCGCGTAGCAGTCTGACAGCAGCAGTCGGTGAAATCCCTTCTCTTCTAAACCTGGATAGGGTTTCACAACACACGCGTCATTTCCCTGGGCCCTGCCCACAGTTGCCGTTCCTGCCGCTCGAGCAGCTAAAGTTCTGATGGGTTTCTTGCGGCTTTGGCCCAGTCCTTGGCCATTTTCATCCACAGCTCTTAATAAAAAGTaagggattttaattttttttttaaacccacctTTATCCACACACACTCAAAAGCATTCTTCTGTGATTTCCAACAAGCAAGTTATTCCATGAGAAAGGAGGTGGGTGGCAGCCCGTCTTTTTCCCTTTctgtaatatttgctttattgTAAACTCTGTGGACAGGGAATTTATTTGGTGAATTGCGGTCAGGAGGGGCTGAGCtacagagcatctgcttcgcatgcTGAAAGTCTCAgtttcagtccctgccatctccaggtaggcctgggagataATCCTGTCTGCAGCCCTGGAGGACCACTGCCATTCagcgtagacaacactgagctaaatggaccaatggtctgacttggtataaggcggctGATGGTTTCCTAAGCTGTTTTACTAAGCAAAAACCTTGGCATGGGTGAGGGTGGGAATACTGGGGTACAGGCATAGTATTTATCAACAACATAAAATGAGTTTCACTCCATAAgcttttcctccctcctttgcCTGCTTAATTTATCTTACAAATCTCTGCATCACTCAGTGCCCATGCACACTCTTCTACCTATGCCAACAGAATCCATATGTATATtcaataacaggcaaaaaaccttgcagtttaagaatgtacctatagccaacagatatttctatcaaactttaaaaagcagggaaattaggcagctatagtgaatgcaccagggaagcaggagacctgacctcctctctgagatattggactgccctacaaatgtataaaaatgcaaacacaatttgggttggtctttcacagtccaacccacttcctgtgtagtgtggaagaatttggtaacatgtgcctctgagcatatggtaagtggtggcaacacctgccatctccaaagatggagaaatacatttttgtatgtttgttgatgttgttcttactttgcttcttttctgtgttactactgtttctacagagaatctaacctagaaaattatatttctctcattattcatcttagaaatctgtgtcaaatttatttttattaatttcaaagcctttttattcatcaatgtcatataatggtgaagacagccatttgtgtttcaaactggaggttatgctctatttctattttgggtgcattaacagttgaatctgaaactgcagtttgatgtaaaatcagacattaTAATCTGTTGTTACTTAAACAATGaacctagctgttggaaaaaacaaacttggcctgcccaagatgcatgtgttcagcctgctatgcttaaactactccacttaaggaaaggtgggcatggtcaattaaaaacatagagcacacctagaattttgctagaatatatttcacctcccactgttttatcttgtgcaaactgagacactcctcatgtccattggaaactattctgcagaacagtcagtgccattattccacaactgtttttggagcctttttttttagtattgcaaagtattgctgtagttcacatattcacagaaacagaaacaaaagaaaattatttactataggaaatgtcactaaaattgcaaactaatcaaacatatttaaagtgactatctgcactatatcaactattttaatattgttgcttcctccctgctaaaacaagatcggcacagcacatatcttgtttcttttctttgggctgattgcaggtgttgctactactcaccatatgctcagaggcacatgttaccaaatttttgaCCAGGTAAagtcccttgtagactgtgggaatgttgtggacataatataataacattgtgaacagtatcattcttttttagactttcccccacattttattctacagcaagcacatgtagccttccacccaaatttaaaccaaagctgtccctggccacatccacaccagacctttatttccctttagatagtcatggcttctcccaaagaatcctgcaaagtgtagttagtgaagggtgctgagagttgctaggagaggccctggtcccctcacagagcttcaatcagagccaCTGactttaaaccagtctggccactggagctctgtcaggggaataggagcctcctctcagcacccttcacaaactacacttcccaggattctttgagggaagccatgactgtctaaagtgaaataaagggtgggggtgggggtggccccCTCatcaggcaagccaagcagctgtgagtctggcttttagaacactgacagttggttcttactgagcatgcctaacattatcattcagttcaatgccaaatttctttaattaaaaatcagccaggccttttttaaaaaacttttaaactgcagaagatgaaggtggctgtataattataatcCCTGCCTTCTTTCATCTGTCCCATCTAACTTGTCTACAGCACCTGTCTGTATGTAAATGTGTGTGCCAGCCATGGTTATCACCAACTGCACCCACTAGGATGCAGCCCTTGACTGCCCACCCACTGCCACATGTGGACCTTGGGGGCAAAAAGGTTTTCCCACTGTTACTCTATATCCTCATTGTTATTTTCTCCTAGTGAACAAGTCTCTCTGCACAATCATAGTGTGGTTCCTTAGATGGACTTGGTATTCAAAACTGGAATTAAAATCCTGTTTTAGTCATGAACTCTCACCACCCCAcactccagatagggttgcctGTGGTGAGTGGCCCAATACAGCCACGGGGATAAACATCGCCATTCATGTTGCAGAACAGATGGGAAtaagcatcccatctacatagcACACCAGCTGACATCACCCTAGATGTCTTGCCTTCTTGTATTTATGGTAACGGGCATATGCTGTGCATCTGATGAGCAGATGCTGTTCCTGAACCTTTATGGATTTTACATGCAAAAGTCTCTTTCCACAAAGGAATTGCCCTTCCTCAGATGGAACAACTGGGTCCTGGATAAATTCATTTCTGCCTCAGTTACTTATTCATAAAATGGGAATGTTAAGCACTTTTTTCAGGATCGTTGTGAGAATGGAGAAGATGGTAAAGCACTTGGTTTATTAAGAGTGCTATATAACTGATGTGTTCTCTCATATGCACCCAGCCCTTCTCCACTGTAATAGAACTAAGCTCAAACTCTGCTCcaccttaaaaaaacaacaacacacgcCTGCTATGGACTCTTTTCTTCTATCCAGGAAGGAAGGTAGGTTCTTACTGTTCATGATCTCCAAaggcaaacaacaacaactgttagTTTAATACAGTTCTTTTGTTGCCCATCATACAAGTTAACATCTGGTAGGAGGAAATCTCTAGCTTACACCTCCAGGCATTTCCCTGGTCTGGTCAGGTGCTATATACTTTTCCTTCCTGTGTCTTTACTGAGTGAACCTGCAAGAACCCCTCTGCTCATTCACCCCCTGCACAACTCATCATGAAAAGAAATAGCTTGAGATGGGCCATCTGTTTGTTTGCGTTTGGCTGAAGCTGGTCAGGATCAGGTCCTGAGATCCTGTCTCATCAATGGAGGCTATAAGTCTATTGAACTAAGTTAGGATAGTAAATTTTAGCCTTAACTAGGAAAATTACAGGCTTTCCTTTtatggagtggggaacctcaggcctgggaggtGAATGCAAAACTCTCCTCAATCCTTACCCCCTCATCTCaggccctcactggccctgctgcttatgctgtgcttttgcctggccggaATGAACTCTGATGCCTCTTGCATGTACAGATGGATGACAGAGGGGTGcatgtgtggaaactagcctaccatacaaaggtaaaatttgtatTCGTTGCtttccatttttgcctctggctccacccacccctggcatgtggccctctgaaAGTTGCACaaaagggaatgtagccctcaagGTGAAAAATGTTCCACACCCCTGATGTAACTGTTTTGTTCTCTGCCTATGTTGTGTGGATTCCACTTGAGTAACTTGGTGCACAGCTAGATCATGTCAGGTAGATCCTGACTCCAGCCTTAGATCCAATGGCTGGAAGGAGTTAGGAAGCGCACCATTGAAGGAGGGGCCCATCCATTGGGGAGTCCCTTATGGTTATACCCATGGAACAGTCTGCTGGCTTAGCGCTATTGCCAGTTGGGTTACTGACTATGGTAGCTGGCATGGCCTTGGACCTGCTGGATCCAAAGCCCCTTCATTCTTCAGAAAGGCTCAAAAACAGGCCCTCCTTTTACAGCAGCCTGGACCTGGTGCAACTAATTTGTCCCCTCCCATTCGAACCAATGGaggcttaaaaaaaacccacagggaAGAAGGTAGATGCTGCAGTGGCTGTTACAGGCAAACAGGGCTTTGAAAGTCATGGTCAATTTGCCagtttgcacttctccagccCCACTTCAGATTGCACTGTTACTGCCATGTTTAGCCAGCTTGGGTCCACATCATATACCTGCAAAGTGAAATGTACAACAATTGCATGATTGAGGAAGTTGAAGGTGAGCAGTGGGCTGAGAAGTGTTAATACCCTACTCTTGAAAAATACCATAGCCTTTGGGTTCAAAGCAAGGAAGAACCCGAGGTGGTGGCAGTAGGCGATTTTCACAGAGACACAGGTTCCTCACAAGATGCTCCTGTTTGTCACACCCACCCTCTGAGGAATTGTTTGAGGAATTTACATTGCCCAATATAGTTACCTTGACAATGCCTTTCCTAGCAAGGCAAGGAGAAAAATCCTCaacataccataccataccataaaaCATACCATAAAATGAAGCACAACTTGACAGAAAATATCTCTTAATATAGCAGGGCTTTTAAAACAACACTCTTTAACAGTTCTAAATAGTGGTGAAGCCCTGCAAGGTTTATAAGGTTGGTAGCAGATTGCTGCCTAGAAATAAACTTTATCTTTGCCATTACACattttaactcccccccccaagctttcaTGATAGATATGCATAGGACACGGGACAAGTCATGCTTAAGCCCTAAACAGGAAAGGGAAATTAAAGCTAGCTTGCCAGGTTCATATCCTGGGGCGGCTATGTGCCCGCCTGTAAACAGAGCAATTAGGCCTGTAGGCCTGCAGctccctcttctgcttcaacagtaattaaaggaagggggagaacctGCACCATAACCTTGCAGTCAATGCAGATGCAACCTTCACTAATGTTTACTGGTCATGAGTCATTGCCAGACAGACGGATGGCCAGAGAT is from Rhineura floridana isolate rRhiFlo1 chromosome 3, rRhiFlo1.hap2, whole genome shotgun sequence and encodes:
- the MXRA7 gene encoding matrix-remodeling-associated protein 7 isoform X3 — encoded protein: MDVAVELYYLAVPLLFTVLAVVLASVFVKLRTSEGDKAAEAKEQGNPQAKEAKASAAVAPVDGDERIPDGEGEAEAGREGPHQKNEGGEGGRVPVEGIGAEEEKKKPGKEEQRQKEEEEEDAAAAAAAAAAARTAKAEEQSHPQEMKIMPSQAAAAVATAPVAVEEEEEEEEEDEEEEEEEEESKEEDQESENEKLVVREPETEDADEQLSFKYSPGKLRGNQYKTMMTKEELEEEQRIELTSDLTSL
- the MXRA7 gene encoding matrix-remodeling-associated protein 7 isoform X1; the encoded protein is MDVAVELYYLAVPLLFTVLAVVLASVFVKLRTSEGDKAAEAKEQGNPQAKEAKASAAVAPVDGDERIPDGEGEAEAGREGPHQKNEGGEGGRVPVEGIGAEEEKKKPGKEEQRQKEEEEEDAAAAAAAAAAARTAKAEEQSHPQEMKIMPSQAAAAVATAPVAVEEEEEEEEEDEEEEEEEEESKEEDQESENEKLVVREPETEDADEQLSFKYSPGKLRGNQYKTMMTKEELEEEQRIQREQLAAIFTLIKEKSDTFGEMSETDIKEQLKLYDM
- the MXRA7 gene encoding matrix-remodeling-associated protein 7 isoform X2; the encoded protein is MDVAVELYYLAVPLLFTVLAVVLASVFVKLRTSEGDKAAEAKEQGNPQAKEAKASAAVAPVDGDERIPDGEGEAEAGREGPHQKNEGGEGGRVPVEGIGAEEEKKKPGKEEQRQKEEEEEDAAAAAAAAAAARTAKAEEQSHPQEMKIMPSQAAAAVATAPVAVEEEEEEEEEDEEEEEEEEESKEEDQESENEKLVVREPETEDADEQLSFKYSPGKLRGNQYKTMMTKEELEEEQRTEDYMKLSLDSS